The Austwickia sp. genome includes a region encoding these proteins:
- a CDS encoding DUF2786 domain-containing protein, whose product MGQRNQQRRKAKAKDRARARQTHADRARQDDRPRAAGAGVGSPSGAGHGTATDGLAETVRVRTRAEELLRQAYGAVAAERGGSLDAVLGEIVQLGATPPALAAVHQVVGEHLAGAVREAWRRGWQPLDLQAYLGGRQDRLAVELLGDVMASDLASYPSAGMDQRWFDQLTAYGASLWWPSSSSYLVARTAAAGSWALVLEASVRLIVALSWLVPLETLLPLPGTATPQAPETPRAEPVDDKVLFRVRQMLAQAESTNYEAEAETFTAAAQKLMARHSIDQAMLTAADPSRRTGGPSGRRIWIATPYVKEKILLLNAVARANRVKTVWITGLDLVTLVGYEVDMASVDTLFTSLLVQATQALNAEGKRLTIRGGSRTRSFRASFLASYAVRIRERLRSATDAETESAATDYRCSTGAELVPVLAARTAEVEDYAATLFPGLVRKPVSVGRDAEGWAKGRLAAERARLERGPAIEH is encoded by the coding sequence ATGGGGCAGCGCAACCAGCAGCGCCGCAAGGCCAAGGCGAAGGACCGAGCGCGGGCGCGGCAGACGCACGCGGACCGGGCGCGGCAGGATGACCGGCCGCGGGCCGCGGGCGCCGGGGTAGGGTCGCCCAGCGGTGCGGGCCACGGCACGGCGACGGACGGCCTCGCGGAGACCGTCCGGGTGCGCACCCGCGCGGAGGAGCTCCTTCGGCAGGCGTACGGCGCGGTGGCGGCCGAGCGTGGCGGGAGTCTGGACGCGGTCCTCGGAGAGATCGTGCAGCTGGGTGCGACGCCCCCAGCCCTCGCCGCAGTCCACCAGGTCGTCGGCGAGCATCTGGCCGGGGCGGTGCGCGAGGCATGGCGGCGCGGGTGGCAGCCGCTGGATCTGCAGGCATACCTGGGTGGGCGGCAGGACCGGCTGGCGGTGGAACTGCTCGGGGACGTGATGGCCAGCGACCTGGCGAGCTACCCGAGCGCCGGGATGGACCAGCGGTGGTTCGACCAGCTGACGGCGTACGGCGCGTCGCTCTGGTGGCCGTCGTCCAGCAGCTATCTGGTGGCGCGGACCGCCGCGGCCGGCAGCTGGGCGCTGGTGCTGGAGGCCAGCGTCCGGCTCATCGTGGCCCTGAGCTGGTTGGTGCCGCTGGAGACCCTGCTGCCGTTGCCCGGGACGGCCACCCCGCAGGCGCCGGAGACACCGCGGGCGGAGCCGGTGGACGACAAGGTGCTCTTCCGGGTCCGGCAGATGCTCGCGCAGGCCGAGTCGACGAACTACGAGGCCGAGGCGGAGACCTTCACGGCCGCGGCCCAGAAGCTGATGGCCCGGCACAGCATCGACCAGGCCATGCTCACGGCGGCCGACCCGTCCCGACGCACCGGCGGTCCGTCCGGACGGCGGATCTGGATCGCAACGCCGTACGTGAAGGAGAAGATCCTGCTCCTGAACGCCGTGGCGCGGGCCAACCGTGTCAAGACCGTATGGATCACCGGCCTGGACCTGGTCACGCTGGTGGGCTACGAGGTGGACATGGCCTCGGTCGACACCCTGTTCACCTCGCTCCTCGTGCAGGCCACGCAGGCGCTCAACGCCGAAGGCAAGCGGCTGACGATCCGGGGTGGCTCCCGGACCCGGTCGTTCCGGGCGTCATTCCTGGCCTCGTACGCGGTCCGGATCCGCGAGCGGTTGCGCTCGGCGACCGACGCCGAGACGGAGTCGGCGGCGACGGACTACCGCTGTTCCACCGGTGCCGAGCTGGTGCCGGTGTTGGCGGCGCGTACGGCGGAGGTCGAGGACTACGCGGCGACGCTCTTCCCCGGCCTGGTCCGCAAGCCGGTCTCGGTCGGCCGCGATGCGGAGGGCTGGGCGAAGGGGCGACTGGCCGCCGAACGGGCGCGATTGGAGCGGGGACCGGCGATCGAACACTGA
- a CDS encoding acyltransferase — MSGDGMINGGRASFVADAGTAEAKPAPTAEPAPTAEPAPTADPPTRVEKRRVDWIDMARGACVLAVVLTHVCYRLVFPVAGPESGRPLYTLWDRLNYEVLGHLRMPLLLFLSGWLAGSKIRSGVGNPRARLSIVTNAYLYVFWTIAYVALELGVPRHEGIMITSTVHSWAQLPGELVAPQDGPLWFVYGLALCVTVLALARRVPPGLVLGILFVVGWLEEIRDTDTAAAWTGVPHLAFYFALGVVVGPRVAQIIATRRAVVAGVLAFVAGAVLIGGKVLSGPWVYLANTAMRLGAVIGLMAAARALARWRLLRVPAAWVGRRTLSIYVLHWPIIGLLGLACVASAEPLAQWLASDLIVVWSSLVVAAVIAATALAVETITKRAGLTFLFEPPRALRRRVTGVTAPAVASRA, encoded by the coding sequence ATGTCGGGGGACGGGATGATCAACGGGGGCCGAGCGAGCTTCGTGGCGGACGCCGGGACGGCCGAGGCCAAACCGGCGCCCACGGCCGAGCCGGCGCCCACGGCCGAGCCGGCGCCCACGGCGGACCCGCCGACCAGGGTTGAGAAGCGCCGCGTCGACTGGATCGACATGGCCCGTGGCGCCTGCGTCTTGGCCGTGGTGCTGACCCACGTCTGCTATCGGCTCGTCTTTCCCGTGGCTGGCCCCGAGTCCGGGCGTCCGCTTTACACGCTGTGGGACCGACTCAACTACGAGGTCCTCGGGCACCTGCGGATGCCGCTGCTGTTGTTCCTGTCCGGCTGGCTGGCCGGGTCCAAGATCCGGTCCGGGGTGGGCAACCCGCGCGCCCGGCTGTCCATCGTCACCAACGCCTACCTCTACGTGTTCTGGACGATCGCCTACGTCGCTCTCGAACTCGGGGTGCCGCGTCACGAGGGGATCATGATCACCTCGACCGTGCACTCCTGGGCGCAACTCCCCGGTGAGTTGGTGGCTCCCCAGGATGGTCCGCTGTGGTTCGTGTACGGGCTGGCCCTCTGCGTCACGGTCCTCGCGCTCGCGCGCCGCGTTCCGCCAGGGCTGGTGCTGGGCATCCTGTTCGTCGTGGGCTGGCTAGAGGAGATCCGCGACACCGACACGGCCGCGGCGTGGACGGGCGTGCCGCACCTCGCCTTCTACTTCGCGCTCGGCGTGGTCGTCGGACCCCGCGTCGCGCAGATCATCGCCACGCGTCGCGCCGTCGTCGCCGGCGTGCTCGCGTTCGTCGCCGGCGCCGTCCTCATCGGGGGGAAGGTGCTCTCCGGACCGTGGGTCTATCTCGCCAACACCGCCATGCGGCTCGGCGCGGTGATCGGCCTCATGGCGGCGGCCCGCGCGCTGGCTCGGTGGCGTCTCCTCCGCGTGCCCGCTGCCTGGGTCGGGCGGCGAACCCTGTCGATCTACGTGCTGCACTGGCCGATCATCGGGCTCCTCGGCCTCGCGTGCGTCGCCTCCGCCGAACCACTGGCGCAGTGGCTCGCCTCGGACCTCATCGTCGTCTGGTCGAGCCTCGTCGTAGCCGCGGTCATCGCCGCCACTGCCCTCGCGGTCGAGACGATCACCAAGCGGGCGGGGTTGACCTTCCTCTTCGAGCCCCCGCGGGCGCTGCGCCGGCGCGTGACCGGAGTCACCGCGCCAGCGGTCGCGAGTCGGGCATAA
- a CDS encoding AEC family transporter: MIGAVVEVMLPVVLVAAVGATLSRFFPLDLDTIGKVGLYGFFPFLAYQSIVTTTVSAQTGLVLGLAYLAVTGAGAAIAWAGARGYPRAERRGIVAGVALGNNGNFGLPIALLALGREGLDQSLVIFVWSMVVMFTVGPGLLGDHADLRGAARTVLKLPVLWGIAVGFVVRATGVGVPLGLSRGIELLAQGAIPIVLLALGAQIAATSGARPTRTVGLVAATRLLLSPVLAAGIGVAFGLHGTALAALVLASAMPTAVNAFMIAREYGSGADTQASVVALSTLASVVTIPVTITLLPLLP; this comes from the coding sequence GTGATCGGGGCCGTCGTCGAGGTGATGCTGCCCGTCGTCCTCGTCGCGGCCGTCGGGGCCACGCTGTCCCGCTTCTTCCCGCTGGACCTCGACACCATCGGCAAGGTGGGCCTTTACGGGTTCTTCCCGTTCCTCGCCTACCAGAGCATCGTCACGACGACGGTGTCGGCGCAGACGGGCCTCGTCTTGGGCCTGGCCTACCTGGCGGTGACCGGCGCGGGCGCGGCGATCGCGTGGGCCGGCGCCCGCGGCTATCCGCGCGCCGAGCGACGCGGCATCGTCGCCGGCGTGGCCCTGGGCAACAACGGGAACTTCGGCCTGCCCATCGCGCTCCTGGCCCTGGGCCGCGAGGGGCTCGACCAGTCGCTGGTCATCTTCGTCTGGTCGATGGTCGTGATGTTCACGGTGGGGCCAGGGCTCCTGGGCGACCACGCCGACCTGCGGGGGGCCGCCCGCACCGTCCTGAAGCTGCCCGTGCTGTGGGGTATCGCGGTCGGATTCGTCGTGCGCGCCACCGGCGTCGGCGTACCGCTCGGGCTCTCCCGCGGCATCGAGCTGCTCGCCCAGGGCGCCATCCCGATCGTCCTGCTCGCCTTGGGGGCACAGATCGCGGCGACCTCCGGCGCGCGCCCCACCCGCACGGTCGGCCTCGTCGCGGCGACCCGGCTGCTGCTCTCCCCCGTGCTCGCGGCGGGTATCGGTGTGGCGTTCGGGCTGCACGGCACGGCCCTCGCCGCGCTGGTGCTGGCCAGCGCGATGCCCACGGCGGTGAACGCGTTCATGATCGCGAGGGAGTACGGCTCCGGGGCTGACACGCAGGCCTCAGTCGTGGCGCTCAGCACGCTCGCGAGCGTGGTCACGATCCCCGTGACGATCACCCTCCTTCCGCTGCTGCCGTAG
- a CDS encoding asparaginase — MTASAQAPRTARPHVVVVGTGGTIAGSVAAATGVAYQAGVVSVDDLLDAVPGLGDIARVSYEQFCQIDSCDMTLDRQVGLARRVADIAARDDVDGVVVTHGTDTMEETAYLLHLVLPGPTPVVLTGAMRAADAPGADGPANLLAAVRTAASAASAGLGALVVMGEAIHCGREVVKSGAARDAFASAAGPLGWMTARGPSYAVRPARRYGAGSAFDLASLPAQLPAVETVYGRAGLPTAILRSAVDSGANGIVYVGHGGGNVPLDVRGPLAEIAARGVPVVRATRVADTVVARDSTVPDSALGLIAGGDLNPAKARILLALALSQTIDADALQRIFDSH; from the coding sequence ATGACTGCCTCTGCCCAGGCCCCGAGGACCGCCCGGCCCCACGTCGTCGTCGTCGGGACCGGCGGGACCATCGCCGGCTCGGTGGCCGCAGCGACAGGAGTGGCCTACCAGGCGGGGGTGGTCTCGGTCGACGACCTCCTCGACGCCGTACCGGGGCTCGGCGACATCGCCCGGGTCAGCTACGAGCAGTTCTGCCAGATCGACTCCTGCGACATGACCTTGGATCGCCAGGTGGGGTTGGCGCGGCGGGTCGCCGACATCGCGGCTCGTGACGACGTGGACGGGGTCGTCGTCACGCATGGGACGGACACGATGGAGGAGACGGCGTACCTGCTGCATCTCGTGCTGCCCGGCCCCACGCCGGTCGTCCTGACCGGCGCGATGCGGGCGGCGGATGCGCCCGGCGCCGATGGCCCTGCGAACCTGCTTGCTGCAGTTCGCACCGCTGCGTCGGCGGCGTCGGCGGGGCTGGGTGCCCTGGTCGTGATGGGCGAGGCGATCCACTGCGGTCGGGAGGTGGTCAAGTCTGGGGCGGCCCGGGACGCGTTCGCCTCCGCAGCCGGTCCGCTGGGGTGGATGACGGCGCGGGGCCCGTCGTACGCCGTCCGCCCCGCCCGCCGGTACGGCGCCGGCAGCGCCTTCGACCTCGCGTCGCTCCCGGCGCAGCTGCCGGCGGTAGAGACCGTGTACGGGCGCGCGGGCCTGCCGACGGCGATCCTGCGGTCGGCTGTGGACTCAGGGGCGAACGGGATCGTGTACGTCGGACACGGTGGCGGCAATGTGCCCCTCGACGTGCGCGGACCACTCGCCGAGATCGCCGCGCGAGGCGTCCCCGTCGTCCGCGCCACTCGGGTTGCCGACACGGTGGTCGCGCGGGATAGCACCGTCCCTGACAGCGCGTTGGGCCTGATCGCCGGGGGTGACCTGAACCCGGCGAAGGCTCGGATCCTGCTCGCCCTCGCGCTGAGCCAGACGATCGACGCCGACGCCCTCCAGCGGATCTTCGACTCCCACTGA
- a CDS encoding AMP-binding protein codes for MTTTSESYRAARDFLLENRENYDKAVAEFRWPDITGTWNWATDWFDGYARGNDRTALWIVEEDGSEEKFTFDHMVTRSDKLAAWLVEQGIGKGDPVILMLNNQVELWDSMLAIMKLGGVIMPTTTALQAADLQDRVQRAGAKAVIANPVDAGKFYRIADQHPDVILMSVGEGPEGWADMRAAQDRAEAPAWTAQTQAEDPLLLYFTSGTTSKPKLVMHTQVSYPVGHLSTMYWVGLKPGDTHLTIAGPGWAKHAWSCFFAPWIAQACIFEYNYTRFDAAALLGQMERAGVTTFCAPPTVWRMLIQADISGKQGSLREIIGAGEPLNPEVIEQVKAKWGMTIRDGFGQTETCAQVGNSPGQPVIPGSMGRPLPGVPSVLIDPVSGEPTQTEGELCLDLSATPVGLMAGYQGDDKRAAESMKGGYYHTGDIASRDEHGTVTFIGRTDDVFKASDYKVSPFELESVLIEHPAVAEAAVVPAPDEVRLAVPKAYVVLAAGWEPNEDTAYEILKYAREHLAPFQRVRRLEFGELPKTVSGKIRRVELRQREDELAGAGARADGEYRDDQFPGLRG; via the coding sequence ATGACGACGACGTCCGAGAGCTACCGAGCAGCCCGGGACTTCCTCCTGGAGAACCGCGAGAACTACGACAAGGCCGTGGCGGAGTTCCGCTGGCCCGACATCACCGGCACCTGGAACTGGGCCACCGACTGGTTCGACGGCTACGCGCGCGGCAACGACAGGACGGCGCTGTGGATCGTCGAAGAGGACGGATCCGAGGAGAAATTCACCTTCGACCACATGGTGACCCGCAGTGACAAGCTCGCGGCCTGGCTGGTCGAGCAGGGCATCGGCAAGGGCGACCCCGTCATCCTGATGCTGAACAACCAGGTCGAGCTGTGGGACTCGATGCTCGCCATCATGAAGCTGGGCGGCGTGATCATGCCGACGACGACCGCCTTGCAGGCCGCCGACCTGCAGGATCGGGTCCAGCGCGCGGGCGCCAAGGCCGTCATCGCCAACCCCGTCGACGCCGGCAAGTTCTACCGCATCGCCGATCAGCACCCCGACGTCATCCTCATGTCCGTGGGCGAGGGACCCGAGGGCTGGGCCGACATGCGGGCCGCCCAGGACCGCGCCGAGGCGCCCGCCTGGACCGCGCAGACCCAGGCCGAGGACCCGCTGCTGCTCTACTTCACCTCCGGCACGACGTCCAAGCCCAAGCTCGTCATGCACACCCAGGTGAGCTATCCGGTGGGGCACCTGTCGACGATGTACTGGGTCGGGCTGAAGCCCGGCGACACGCACCTGACGATCGCCGGCCCGGGCTGGGCCAAGCACGCGTGGAGCTGCTTCTTCGCGCCGTGGATCGCGCAGGCGTGCATCTTCGAGTACAACTACACCCGCTTCGACGCCGCGGCCCTGTTGGGGCAGATGGAGCGGGCCGGGGTGACCACGTTCTGCGCGCCGCCGACGGTGTGGCGGATGCTCATCCAGGCCGACATCAGCGGCAAGCAGGGCTCGCTGCGGGAGATCATCGGTGCGGGGGAGCCGCTGAACCCCGAGGTGATCGAGCAGGTCAAGGCCAAGTGGGGCATGACGATCCGAGACGGCTTCGGCCAGACCGAGACCTGCGCGCAGGTGGGCAACTCCCCGGGCCAGCCGGTCATCCCGGGCTCGATGGGCCGGCCCCTGCCCGGCGTACCGTCCGTGCTGATCGACCCGGTCTCGGGCGAGCCGACGCAGACCGAGGGCGAGCTGTGCCTCGATCTGTCCGCCACGCCGGTGGGCCTGATGGCCGGATATCAGGGCGACGACAAGCGGGCCGCCGAGTCGATGAAGGGCGGCTATTACCACACGGGCGACATCGCCAGTAGGGACGAGCACGGCACGGTGACCTTCATCGGCCGCACCGACGACGTGTTCAAGGCCAGCGATTACAAGGTGTCTCCGTTCGAGCTGGAGTCGGTGTTGATCGAGCATCCGGCGGTCGCGGAGGCGGCGGTGGTGCCGGCGCCGGACGAGGTGCGGCTGGCGGTGCCGAAGGCGTACGTCGTGCTGGCGGCGGGCTGGGAGCCGAACGAGGACACGGCGTACGAGATCTTGAAGTACGCCCGGGAGCACCTGGCGCCGTTCCAGCGGGTACGGCGGCTGGAGTTCGGTGAGCTGCCCAAGACCGTGTCGGGCAAGATCCGCCGGGTCGAGCTGCGCCAGCGTGAGGACGAGTTGGCCGGTGCGGGTGCGCGCGCCGACGGTGAGTACCGGGACGACCAGTTCCCGGGGCTTCGCGGTTGA
- a CDS encoding PAS domain-containing protein, producing MTTVATTVQEITFGADEVIVSKTDVKGHITYVNSVFVDVSGYQRADLLGRPHSIIRHPDMPGGVFRLLWQTVADGQEIFAYVKNRTRSGDFYWVLAHVTPSRDAAGRIVGYHSNRRWPDRSAIARIEPVYAWMRDQERAHSKRSEAALSSASALADRLSAAGLSYERFVWQLILNEQSGLDHV from the coding sequence ATGACGACGGTCGCCACCACAGTGCAGGAGATCACCTTCGGCGCCGATGAGGTGATTGTCTCCAAGACGGATGTCAAGGGGCACATCACCTACGTGAACAGCGTATTTGTGGACGTGAGCGGCTATCAACGGGCCGACCTCCTGGGCCGTCCGCACAGCATCATCCGGCACCCGGACATGCCCGGCGGAGTGTTCCGACTGCTATGGCAAACCGTCGCCGACGGCCAGGAGATCTTCGCTTACGTCAAGAACCGCACCCGGTCCGGGGACTTCTATTGGGTACTGGCCCACGTGACCCCTTCACGGGATGCCGCAGGGCGCATCGTCGGATACCACTCCAATCGCCGCTGGCCGGACCGGAGTGCGATCGCTCGGATCGAACCCGTCTACGCATGGATGCGTGACCAGGAACGCGCTCATTCCAAACGCAGCGAGGCGGCGCTGTCGTCGGCCAGCGCGCTGGCCGACCGACTCAGCGCAGCCGGCCTCAGCTATGAGCGCTTCGTGTGGCAACTGATCCTCAATGAGCAGAGCGGGCTGGACCATGTCTGA
- the pepN gene encoding aminopeptidase N, protein MPSLTHAEAVERARLLTITAYDVRLDLTSATADDETGETFASRAVVRFASAEPGATSFADLKARRVRSITLNGAPLDPSTVTDGRLPLPGLAASNELVVEADMAFSRDGQGLHRAVDPADGLRYVFGHLFLDAAPRVFACFDQPDLKAPYDVRVRAPQGWLVVGNGASGPAPDADGWWTLATTRPLSTYFVTVCAGPYAAHRDEHRGIPLGIYARASMADLLAAQAPEILRITKAGLDYYEELFGIAYPFGGYDQVFVPEFNAGAMENPGCVVLRDQMIFRGTVGDAERMGRVNTVLHEMAHMWFGDLVTMRWWDDLWLNESFAEYMAHRSAAAVSPLGSPWADFTMARKTWGYAAERSPSTHPVAGNPPADAAAALQNFDGISYAKGASVLAQLVAYLGDEGFLAGVRDHLESHAFGNASLADFLAAMERATGRELGPWSDAWLRTAGLDEIAVDLRSDGARVSAADVRRVAPAGGDAAGRPDSWGPADRPHAFQIAGYDDGREVWRRDVLLDDEEIELDGVVGAPVPHLVIPDAGSATWATIRLSARSLAALPTELPRVPDPVARAVVWAALLDGLHDATVDPRTVLGLAEAALPVETDPALLHGITTTVLRPLVRVFLSAAERVIAEPRLAEVARALTASREVGSSAYVVGARARARWETDAAYLRGVMVGDTEVEPLAGDADLRWLATTTLAERGLSDLATLDRRHEQDRTLAGGLAYLTARAALPGPQSKAWAWRQLTHEDGLSNYERNALATGFWMARDPAALRDYVARYFVDVPALGDRLGEDALARVAAFAFPAVLVEEATADAARVALSGGGLSEAVRREVVDGLAELEQALASRARFGA, encoded by the coding sequence GTGCCTTCCCTGACTCACGCCGAGGCCGTCGAGCGCGCCCGACTGCTCACGATCACGGCGTACGACGTGCGCCTCGACCTCACCTCCGCGACGGCCGACGACGAGACCGGCGAGACGTTCGCCTCGCGCGCCGTCGTCCGGTTCGCCAGTGCCGAGCCGGGGGCCACGAGCTTCGCGGACCTGAAGGCCCGGCGCGTTCGTTCGATCACGCTCAACGGCGCGCCGCTCGATCCGAGCACGGTCACGGACGGGCGGCTGCCCCTGCCCGGCCTGGCGGCGAGCAACGAGCTCGTCGTCGAGGCCGACATGGCCTTCAGCCGCGACGGTCAGGGCCTGCACCGCGCCGTGGACCCCGCCGACGGCCTCCGCTACGTGTTCGGGCACCTCTTCCTCGACGCGGCGCCCCGCGTGTTCGCCTGCTTCGACCAGCCGGACCTCAAGGCGCCGTACGACGTGCGCGTCCGCGCGCCGCAGGGCTGGCTGGTCGTCGGCAACGGGGCGAGCGGCCCGGCGCCCGACGCCGACGGGTGGTGGACGCTGGCGACGACGCGCCCGCTCTCGACGTACTTCGTCACCGTCTGCGCCGGTCCCTACGCCGCGCATCGGGACGAGCACCGCGGCATCCCGCTCGGGATCTACGCCCGGGCCTCGATGGCGGACCTGCTCGCCGCGCAGGCGCCCGAGATCCTGCGGATCACCAAGGCCGGGCTGGACTACTACGAGGAGCTGTTCGGGATCGCCTACCCGTTCGGCGGCTACGACCAGGTGTTCGTGCCCGAGTTCAACGCGGGCGCCATGGAGAACCCCGGCTGTGTCGTCCTGCGCGACCAAATGATCTTCCGGGGCACCGTGGGCGACGCCGAGCGGATGGGCCGCGTCAACACCGTGCTGCACGAGATGGCGCACATGTGGTTCGGCGACCTGGTGACGATGCGCTGGTGGGACGACCTCTGGCTGAACGAGTCGTTCGCGGAGTACATGGCGCACCGCAGCGCCGCCGCCGTCTCCCCGCTGGGGTCGCCGTGGGCGGACTTCACGATGGCGCGCAAGACCTGGGGGTACGCCGCGGAGCGCAGCCCCTCGACGCATCCCGTGGCGGGCAACCCGCCGGCCGACGCGGCCGCCGCGTTGCAGAACTTCGACGGGATCTCCTACGCCAAGGGGGCCTCGGTCCTCGCGCAGCTCGTCGCCTACCTCGGCGACGAGGGCTTCCTCGCAGGGGTGCGCGACCACCTGGAGTCCCACGCGTTCGGCAACGCGTCGCTCGCGGACTTCCTCGCCGCGATGGAGCGCGCCACCGGCCGCGAGCTTGGGCCCTGGTCGGACGCGTGGCTGCGGACCGCGGGGCTCGACGAGATCGCGGTCGACCTGCGCAGCGACGGCGCGCGGGTGAGCGCGGCGGACGTACGCCGCGTGGCGCCGGCCGGCGGCGACGCGGCCGGGCGGCCCGACTCCTGGGGGCCCGCCGACCGGCCGCACGCCTTCCAGATCGCGGGGTACGACGACGGCCGCGAGGTCTGGCGGCGTGACGTGCTGCTGGACGACGAGGAGATCGAGCTGGACGGGGTGGTCGGGGCGCCGGTGCCGCACCTCGTCATCCCGGACGCGGGGTCGGCGACGTGGGCGACCATCCGCCTGTCGGCGCGCAGCCTGGCGGCGTTGCCGACCGAGCTGCCGCGCGTGCCCGATCCGGTCGCGCGGGCGGTGGTCTGGGCGGCGCTGCTCGACGGGCTGCACGACGCGACGGTGGACCCGCGCACGGTGCTGGGGCTGGCGGAGGCGGCGCTCCCCGTCGAAACCGACCCCGCGCTGCTGCATGGCATCACGACGACCGTGCTGCGCCCGCTGGTGCGGGTGTTCCTCTCCGCCGCCGAGCGGGTCATCGCCGAGCCGCGGCTGGCCGAGGTGGCTCGGGCGCTGACGGCGAGCCGCGAGGTGGGTTCCTCGGCGTACGTCGTGGGGGCCCGAGCCCGGGCGCGGTGGGAGACCGACGCGGCGTACCTGCGCGGCGTCATGGTCGGCGACACCGAGGTCGAGCCGCTCGCGGGGGACGCGGACCTGCGCTGGCTCGCCACGACGACCCTGGCCGAGCGCGGCCTCAGCGACCTGGCCACCCTCGACCGACGGCACGAGCAGGACCGGACGTTGGCCGGCGGGTTGGCGTACCTGACCGCGCGTGCCGCGCTGCCCGGACCGCAGTCCAAGGCGTGGGCCTGGCGGCAGCTGACGCACGAGGACGGGCTGTCGAACTACGAGCGCAACGCCCTGGCGACGGGGTTCTGGATGGCTCGGGATCCCGCGGCGTTGCGGGACTACGTCGCGCGCTACTTCGTGGACGTCCCGGCCCTGGGCGATCGCCTGGGCGAGGACGCCCTCGCCCGCGTCGCCGCGTTCGCCTTCCCGGCGGTGCTGGTGGAGGAGGCGACCGCCGACGCCGCGCGGGTCGCGCTGTCGGGTGGCGGGTTGAGCGAGGCCGTACGCCGTGAGGTCGTCGACGGCCTCGCCGAGCTGGAGCAGGCACTGGCCTCGCGGGCGCGCTTCGGCGCCTGA
- a CDS encoding YajQ family cyclic di-GMP-binding protein, which yields MADSSFDIVSKVDRQEVANALTQSQKEIAQRYDFKGVGASIEFSGEDVVVMKANSEERCLAVLDVFQTKLVKRGVSLKSLDTGDTKPRASGKEYRLEGTLKNGISQEHAKKISKLIRDDFPKTVKAQIQGVELRVTSKSKDDLQAVMAMLKGAELDVALQFTNYR from the coding sequence ATGGCCGACAGCTCGTTCGACATCGTCAGCAAGGTGGACCGCCAAGAGGTCGCCAACGCCCTCACGCAAAGCCAGAAGGAGATCGCCCAGCGGTACGACTTCAAGGGCGTCGGCGCGAGCATCGAGTTCAGCGGCGAGGACGTCGTGGTGATGAAGGCGAACAGCGAGGAGCGCTGCCTCGCCGTCCTCGACGTCTTCCAGACCAAGCTCGTCAAGCGGGGGGTTTCGCTGAAGTCGCTGGACACCGGCGACACGAAGCCGCGGGCCTCCGGCAAGGAGTACCGCCTCGAGGGCACCCTCAAGAACGGCATCAGCCAGGAGCACGCCAAGAAGATCAGCAAGCTCATCCGCGACGACTTCCCCAAGACCGTCAAGGCGCAGATCCAGGGCGTCGAGTTGCGGGTGACCAGCAAGAGCAAGGACGACCTGCAGGCCGTCATGGCGATGCTCAAGGGCGCCGAGCTCGACGTGGCGCTGCAGTTCACCAACTACCGCTGA
- the htpX gene encoding zinc metalloprotease HtpX: MHRHYNGLKTAALFGAIWALLLGIGSLIGGGRFIWLFALLGVGMTAYGYWNSDKIAIRSMRAHPVTPQQQPAMYRIVAELSQKAGQPMPRLYVSPTEAPNAFATGRNPSHAAVCCTEGILRLLDERELRGVLGHELMHVYNRDILTSSVAAALAGVITSVAQLMLFFGGGSDEDRPNPIAMMALALLAPLAASVIQLAISRTREYDADEDGARLTGDPLALASALRKLEQGTARAPLPPQQDLVNTSHLMIANPFRAQDVSGLFSTHPPMPARIERLQRMAGGR; the protein is encoded by the coding sequence ATGCATCGGCACTACAACGGGCTCAAGACCGCCGCGCTGTTCGGCGCGATCTGGGCCCTCCTGCTCGGGATCGGCTCGCTCATCGGCGGTGGCCGCTTCATCTGGCTGTTCGCCCTGCTCGGCGTCGGCATGACCGCCTATGGCTACTGGAACAGCGACAAGATCGCCATCCGGTCTATGCGGGCCCACCCGGTGACCCCCCAGCAGCAGCCGGCGATGTACCGGATCGTCGCCGAGCTGTCCCAAAAGGCGGGCCAACCGATGCCCCGGCTCTACGTCTCGCCCACCGAGGCGCCCAATGCCTTTGCCACCGGCCGCAATCCGAGCCACGCCGCGGTCTGTTGCACCGAGGGTATTCTGCGCCTGCTGGATGAGCGCGAACTGCGCGGCGTCCTCGGGCATGAGCTGATGCACGTCTACAACCGGGACATCCTCACCTCCTCGGTCGCCGCCGCGCTTGCTGGAGTTATCACCAGCGTGGCCCAGCTGATGCTCTTCTTCGGTGGCGGCAGCGACGAGGACCGCCCCAATCCGATCGCCATGATGGCCCTGGCGCTCCTCGCGCCCCTCGCGGCGTCGGTCATCCAGCTCGCCATCAGCCGGACGAGGGAGTACGACGCGGACGAGGACGGCGCGCGCCTCACCGGAGACCCCCTCGCGCTGGCCAGCGCCCTGCGGAAGCTGGAACAGGGCACCGCCCGGGCCCCGCTGCCGCCGCAGCAGGACCTCGTCAACACCAGCCACCTGATGATCGCCAACCCGTTCCGCGCGCAGGACGTGTCGGGACTGTTCAGCACCCACCCGCCGATGCCGGCCCGCATCGAGCGGTTGCAGAGGATGGCCGGCGGCCGATGA